A window of the Zootoca vivipara chromosome 14, rZooViv1.1, whole genome shotgun sequence genome harbors these coding sequences:
- the GPR146 gene encoding probable G-protein coupled receptor 146 isoform X2 yields MPGKLVTSQEDIHVKVTMWNCESFNGTKSIEDQQLCHDFHLVLSIFSLLYLIICFPIGLCYNALLVLVNLYNKATMTMPDVYFVNIAIAGLIINAIAPMYLLGPASTKWAIWSFNNEVYITLLILFNVSSLVIMYSTTLLSLDYYIERALPRTYMSSVYNTKHVCGFIWGGAMLTSFSSLLFYVCNHVSTKIIECSKMQNKEAADAIMVFIGYIVPAIAVLYALVLILRIRKEATPLDQDTGRLDPSVHRLLIATVCTQFTLWTPYYVTLLVNTLTSMQGKITDENYTRVLHFTKGLSKFLAFSSSFVMPLLYRYINKNFPIKLRRLLKKLHCGNQGCSHERTVVQQVIT; encoded by the coding sequence GAAAGCTGGTGACCAGCCAAGAAGACATACACGTTAAGGTCACTATGTGGAACTGCGAATCTTTCAATGGTACCAAAAGCATAGAGGACCAGCAGCTTTGCCATGATTTCCATCTTGTACTTTCCATTTTTTCATTGCTCTACCTCATCATCTGTTTCCCAATTGGCCTGTGTTATAATGCCCTACTGGTGCTAGTCAACCTATACAACAAAGCAACTATGACCATGCCAGATGTTTACTTTGTCAATATTGCAATTGCTGGCCTCATCATCAATGCTATTGCACCAATGTACCTTCTAGGACCTGCCAGTACAAAATGGGCCATCTGGAGTTTCAACAATGAAGTCTACATTACCTTGCTTATCTTGTTCAATGTATCATCTCTGGTTATCATGTATTCTACCACACTACTCAGCCTGGACTACTACATTGAACGTGCTTTGCCAAGAACTTACATGTCTAGTGTATACAACACAAAGCATGTGTGTGGATTTATTTGGGGAGGAGCTATGCTTACCAGCTTTTCATCTCTTCTGTTTTATGTCTGCAACCATGTCTCCACTAAAATAATAGAATGTTCCAAAATGCAGAACAAAGAAGCAGCAGATGCCATCATGGTTTTCATCGGATACATCGTACCAGCCATTGCTGTGCTATATGCGCTTGTGTTAATTCTGCGAATACGCAAAGAGGCAACACCGCTGGATCAAGACACTGGAAGATTAGATCCATCAGTACACAGGCTTTTGATTGCTACTGTTTGTACACAGTTCACATTATGGACACCTTATTATGTAACTCTTCTAGTAAACACATTAACTAGTATGCAAGGAAAAATCACGGATGAAAATTACACTAGAGTATTACATTTTACCAAGGGACTGTCAAAATTCTTGGCTTTTtcaagcagttttgtcatgcctCTACTTTACCGATACATCAACAAAAACTTTCCAATCAAATTGCGAAGGCTGCTTAAAAAACTGCACTGTGGAAATCAAGGATGCTCTCATGAACGCACGGTTGTTCAGCAAGTTATAACGTAG
- the GPR146 gene encoding probable G-protein coupled receptor 146 isoform X3 yields MWNCESFNGTKSIEDQQLCHDFHLVLSIFSLLYLIICFPIGLCYNALLVLVNLYNKATMTMPDVYFVNIAIAGLIINAIAPMYLLGPASTKWAIWSFNNEVYITLLILFNVSSLVIMYSTTLLSLDYYIERALPRTYMSSVYNTKHVCGFIWGGAMLTSFSSLLFYVCNHVSTKIIECSKMQNKEAADAIMVFIGYIVPAIAVLYALVLILRIRKEATPLDQDTGRLDPSVHRLLIATVCTQFTLWTPYYVTLLVNTLTSMQGKITDENYTRVLHFTKGLSKFLAFSSSFVMPLLYRYINKNFPIKLRRLLKKLHCGNQGCSHERTVVQQVIT; encoded by the coding sequence ATGTGGAACTGCGAATCTTTCAATGGTACCAAAAGCATAGAGGACCAGCAGCTTTGCCATGATTTCCATCTTGTACTTTCCATTTTTTCATTGCTCTACCTCATCATCTGTTTCCCAATTGGCCTGTGTTATAATGCCCTACTGGTGCTAGTCAACCTATACAACAAAGCAACTATGACCATGCCAGATGTTTACTTTGTCAATATTGCAATTGCTGGCCTCATCATCAATGCTATTGCACCAATGTACCTTCTAGGACCTGCCAGTACAAAATGGGCCATCTGGAGTTTCAACAATGAAGTCTACATTACCTTGCTTATCTTGTTCAATGTATCATCTCTGGTTATCATGTATTCTACCACACTACTCAGCCTGGACTACTACATTGAACGTGCTTTGCCAAGAACTTACATGTCTAGTGTATACAACACAAAGCATGTGTGTGGATTTATTTGGGGAGGAGCTATGCTTACCAGCTTTTCATCTCTTCTGTTTTATGTCTGCAACCATGTCTCCACTAAAATAATAGAATGTTCCAAAATGCAGAACAAAGAAGCAGCAGATGCCATCATGGTTTTCATCGGATACATCGTACCAGCCATTGCTGTGCTATATGCGCTTGTGTTAATTCTGCGAATACGCAAAGAGGCAACACCGCTGGATCAAGACACTGGAAGATTAGATCCATCAGTACACAGGCTTTTGATTGCTACTGTTTGTACACAGTTCACATTATGGACACCTTATTATGTAACTCTTCTAGTAAACACATTAACTAGTATGCAAGGAAAAATCACGGATGAAAATTACACTAGAGTATTACATTTTACCAAGGGACTGTCAAAATTCTTGGCTTTTtcaagcagttttgtcatgcctCTACTTTACCGATACATCAACAAAAACTTTCCAATCAAATTGCGAAGGCTGCTTAAAAAACTGCACTGTGGAAATCAAGGATGCTCTCATGAACGCACGGTTGTTCAGCAAGTTATAACGTAG